Proteins found in one Acidimicrobiia bacterium genomic segment:
- a CDS encoding DUF2662 domain-containing protein — protein sequence MGIRGFERRLERLVEGAFARAFKSDLRPVELGRRLVREMDDNRSVGVRGDTVVPNSFSVAVSVSDFEQFEGVRESLARELSEAAREHARDEGYAFMGPVEVRIVGDDRLRTGAFQIASRMVEGEGGVGAGSIVLPTGDRFSLTESIITVGRHPESNLVLADPNVSRNHAEIRPQGDRYVVVDLGSTNGTRVNGVRVAQHALRDGDEVSFGNTSMRFEAS from the coding sequence ATGGGAATCCGCGGGTTCGAACGCCGGCTTGAGCGACTAGTGGAAGGCGCCTTCGCCCGGGCCTTCAAGAGTGACCTGCGCCCGGTGGAACTGGGCCGGCGGCTGGTGCGGGAGATGGACGACAACCGCTCGGTAGGCGTGCGCGGCGACACCGTGGTACCGAACTCCTTCTCCGTGGCCGTATCGGTCAGCGACTTCGAACAGTTCGAAGGAGTGCGAGAAAGCCTCGCTCGCGAACTGTCCGAGGCGGCCCGTGAGCACGCCCGTGACGAGGGGTACGCCTTCATGGGCCCGGTGGAGGTGCGGATCGTGGGCGACGACCGGCTACGCACCGGGGCCTTTCAGATCGCGAGCCGGATGGTGGAAGGGGAAGGGGGCGTCGGCGCCGGATCGATTGTGCTCCCCACGGGCGACCGTTTCTCGCTCACCGAGTCCATCATCACGGTTGGCCGCCATCCCGAATCCAACCTGGTACTGGCCGATCCGAACGTCAGCCGCAACCATGCCGAGATCCGCCCCCAGGGGGACCGCTACGTGGTGGTCGACCTCGGCTCCACCAACGGCACCCGCGTCAACGGGGTGCGGGTGGCCCAGCACGCACTGCGCGACGGTGACGAAGTGTCCTTCGGCAACACCAGCATGCGGTTCGAGGCCTCCTGA
- a CDS encoding penicillin-binding protein 2: protein MTRQIRLLGLGLIVCYVILFVQLNRLTVWEANSLNNNPINTRAILRDFSRPRGTITTADGVVMARSVPSEDRYLFQREYPEGDLFAQVSGYYSFTLGSSGVERIYNDELAGRTPSLSLRSPSDLFVAKDRVGNLTLTLEADLQRIARDQLGGREGSVVALDPRTGEILVLISNPTYDPNLLANHDTAAAAEAQLLLDANPEKPRLARTYQDRYFPGSTFKVVTATAGLDSGKVTTEAPSYPVTSSYTPPGTSRPLQNFGGSSCGGTLFPILRVSCNTAFAQMGVENGPETMISAAEAFGFNRAVPIDLTAPARSNFPTDFVRNRPALAQASIGQNDVAATPLQMAMVAGAIANSDGDVMVPHVLRDVRDTDGNIVDTYKPKVWTRAMQPGTAQIMREAMIGVVENGTATRLAVPGFVVGGKTGTAQLGTTPPRSHAWIIGWGGRPNEVPSIAVAVIVEGQPGASEQTGGQVAAPIAQAIMAAYLRA, encoded by the coding sequence ATGACCCGCCAGATACGCCTCCTCGGCCTCGGGCTGATCGTCTGTTACGTCATCCTCTTCGTCCAACTCAACCGCCTCACCGTCTGGGAGGCCAACAGCCTCAACAACAACCCGATCAACACCCGCGCCATCCTGCGCGACTTCAGCCGGCCCCGCGGCACGATCACCACCGCCGACGGGGTGGTGATGGCGCGATCGGTGCCCTCGGAGGATCGCTACCTGTTCCAACGCGAGTACCCCGAAGGTGATCTGTTTGCCCAGGTGTCGGGCTACTACAGCTTCACGCTGGGTAGCTCCGGCGTGGAACGCATCTACAACGACGAACTGGCCGGCCGCACCCCGAGTCTGTCCCTTCGGAGCCCGTCGGATCTGTTTGTGGCCAAGGACCGCGTCGGCAACCTCACTCTCACCCTGGAGGCCGACCTCCAGCGCATCGCCCGCGACCAACTCGGTGGCCGGGAAGGCTCGGTGGTGGCGCTGGACCCACGTACCGGGGAGATCCTCGTCCTCATCTCCAACCCCACCTACGACCCCAACCTCTTGGCCAACCACGACACCGCCGCCGCCGCCGAAGCGCAGCTCCTGCTGGACGCCAATCCCGAAAAACCCCGACTGGCCCGCACATACCAGGACCGCTACTTCCCCGGGTCCACCTTCAAAGTGGTGACCGCCACCGCCGGGCTCGACAGCGGCAAGGTCACCACCGAAGCGCCCTCCTACCCGGTAACCAGTTCGTACACCCCGCCGGGCACGTCACGCCCACTCCAGAACTTCGGCGGTTCCTCCTGCGGAGGGACGCTGTTCCCGATCCTGCGGGTGTCATGCAACACCGCCTTCGCCCAGATGGGCGTGGAAAACGGGCCCGAGACCATGATCAGCGCAGCGGAAGCCTTCGGATTCAACCGGGCCGTCCCAATCGACCTCACCGCCCCGGCCCGCTCGAACTTTCCTACCGACTTCGTCCGAAACCGACCGGCCCTCGCGCAGGCCTCCATCGGTCAAAATGATGTTGCCGCCACCCCTTTGCAGATGGCCATGGTGGCGGGTGCCATCGCCAATAGCGATGGCGACGTGATGGTGCCCCACGTTCTGCGCGACGTGCGAGACACCGATGGAAACATCGTGGACACCTACAAGCCCAAGGTCTGGACTCGAGCCATGCAACCCGGCACCGCCCAGATCATGCGGGAAGCCATGATCGGGGTGGTGGAGAACGGTACCGCCACCCGGCTGGCGGTACCGGGCTTTGTGGTGGGAGGGAAAACGGGAACCGCCCAACTTGGCACAACCCCACCCCGCTCCCATGCCTGGATCATCGGCTGGGGGGGCCGCCCCAACGAAGTTCCGAGCATCGCCGTAGCGGTCATCGTGGAAGGCCAACCTGGCGCCAGCGAACAGACCGGAGGACAGGTAGCCGCCCCTATCGCTCAAGCCATCATGGCGGCCTACCTTCGCGCCTAG
- a CDS encoding TlpA family protein disulfide reductase has product MFRMGLARWAVGVVAVAILAGCGGSDSNATVGPATTPSTNVAAGAGEPVELAEWQQIELTDAEGETFTFADLVGRPVLMETFATWCGNCRRQLGDTNQAAQRAGDDAVFVALSVETDLDPAAMADYADQQGFDDIRFAVMSPEMLAAINDAFGNTALNPPSTPHVAIAVNGGAGEMVTGFDSPEKILSSLGLG; this is encoded by the coding sequence ATGTTTCGGATGGGGTTGGCAAGATGGGCCGTCGGTGTGGTGGCCGTGGCGATCTTGGCGGGTTGCGGGGGTAGCGACTCCAACGCAACGGTCGGGCCGGCCACGACTCCCTCGACCAACGTCGCCGCCGGTGCCGGGGAGCCGGTGGAACTGGCGGAGTGGCAGCAGATCGAGCTGACCGACGCCGAGGGCGAGACCTTCACCTTCGCGGATCTGGTCGGTAGGCCCGTGCTCATGGAGACCTTCGCCACCTGGTGCGGAAACTGCCGCCGGCAACTCGGCGACACCAACCAGGCCGCCCAACGGGCCGGCGACGACGCAGTCTTCGTCGCGTTGAGCGTCGAGACCGACCTCGATCCGGCTGCTATGGCCGACTACGCCGACCAGCAGGGCTTCGACGACATCCGGTTCGCCGTGATGAGTCCCGAGATGCTGGCTGCGATCAACGATGCCTTCGGCAACACTGCGCTGAACCCACCCAGCACCCCTCATGTTGCGATTGCTGTCAACGGCGGTGCGGGTGAAATGGTCACTGGCTTCGACTCGCCCGAGAAGATCCTCTCCTCCCTCGGCCTCGGGTGA
- a CDS encoding FHA domain-containing protein, whose product MTKCPSATPACGSRPPEPVPDQLLNLLKLFLLLLLYLFFLRVLRAVWAEVNPPKVGEATPKPKTKRRSRPSPAKGKHAAPVLRLLAPPELKGRTYPLAQEITLGRAAGCQVTIDDTYASQLHARVFQREGKVYVEDLGSTNGTYLNRHKVTGPMVVQRGDKLQIGNTVLELSS is encoded by the coding sequence GTGACGAAGTGTCCTTCGGCAACACCAGCATGCGGTTCGAGGCCTCCTGAGCCCGTGCCCGACCAACTCCTCAACCTCCTCAAACTGTTCCTGCTCCTGCTGCTCTACCTGTTCTTCCTGCGGGTGCTGCGGGCGGTGTGGGCCGAGGTGAACCCCCCGAAGGTGGGCGAGGCAACCCCCAAGCCAAAAACGAAGCGGCGGTCCCGCCCGAGCCCGGCCAAGGGCAAGCACGCAGCGCCGGTACTCCGCCTGCTCGCCCCCCCTGAACTGAAAGGCCGCACCTACCCCCTCGCGCAGGAGATCACCCTCGGCCGCGCCGCCGGATGCCAGGTGACCATTGACGACACCTACGCCTCGCAGCTCCACGCGCGCGTCTTTCAACGCGAGGGCAAGGTGTACGTGGAGGACCTCGGCTCCACCAACGGCACCTATCTGAATCGCCACAAGGTGACCGGACCCATGGTGGTGCAACGCGGCGACAAACTGCAGATCGGCAACACCGTGCTGGAGCTCAGTTCATGA
- a CDS encoding YibE/F family protein, with product MAQAHSSHGHGGSNTITSAQTRWVLGGIVGFLVVAAVAGAFVLRPDADRPVLADALGFSGELVQATATTVLDVPCLNTAEADGIRCSRVTIEVTSGPTNGEEAFIEIPVSDASARIDVGDRLVVQYDADNPAELQYFFQDFQRDRPLMLLGVLFAVAVIALGRWQGVRALIALGVIGLVLIGFAFPSILDGNDPTAVAMVAAVIIALVALYLTHGVTEMITVALLGTFAALVLTAVLAVIFTNFANFTGFGSEDAFYLQIASAKIDVKGLILAGIIVGSLGVLDDVTVTQVSAVWQLHEANPDYGVRRLYTSAVTIGRDHIASTVNTLVLAYAGASLPLILVFAQAGRSLTQVAVGELVAVEIVRTLVGSIGLVAAVPMTTALAAFVATRGSAPGSPDLPIAPTPRPPTELVAEPTATNAAWDDFAPDQPAGW from the coding sequence ATGGCCCAGGCTCACAGCTCCCACGGTCACGGGGGCAGCAACACCATCACCTCGGCCCAAACCCGTTGGGTTCTCGGAGGCATCGTTGGTTTCTTGGTGGTTGCGGCGGTGGCCGGCGCGTTCGTGCTTCGTCCCGACGCCGACCGGCCCGTGCTGGCCGATGCGCTGGGGTTCAGCGGCGAGCTCGTTCAGGCCACCGCCACCACTGTTTTGGACGTTCCCTGCCTGAACACGGCCGAGGCCGACGGGATCCGATGCAGCCGGGTGACCATCGAGGTCACGAGCGGACCCACGAACGGCGAGGAGGCGTTCATCGAGATCCCAGTGAGCGACGCGTCGGCGCGGATCGACGTTGGCGATCGGCTTGTCGTCCAGTACGACGCCGACAACCCTGCTGAGCTCCAGTACTTCTTTCAGGACTTTCAGCGAGATCGCCCCCTGATGCTGCTCGGTGTTCTGTTCGCGGTCGCTGTGATCGCGCTGGGTCGATGGCAGGGCGTCCGCGCCCTTATCGCCTTGGGCGTGATCGGACTCGTCCTGATCGGCTTCGCGTTCCCGTCGATCCTGGACGGCAACGACCCCACCGCGGTAGCGATGGTCGCCGCCGTGATCATTGCGCTGGTGGCGCTGTACCTCACTCACGGCGTGACCGAGATGATCACCGTCGCGCTCCTCGGGACCTTCGCCGCGCTCGTCCTCACTGCGGTTCTGGCCGTCATCTTCACGAACTTCGCTAACTTCACCGGCTTCGGAAGCGAGGACGCCTTCTACCTGCAGATAGCCTCGGCCAAGATCGACGTCAAAGGACTGATCCTCGCCGGGATCATCGTCGGAAGCCTCGGGGTGCTCGACGACGTAACCGTCACCCAAGTATCGGCGGTCTGGCAGCTCCACGAAGCCAACCCTGACTACGGCGTCCGACGGCTCTACACCTCCGCGGTCACGATCGGGCGCGACCACATCGCCTCTACCGTGAACACCCTCGTCCTTGCCTACGCGGGGGCCTCCCTGCCCCTCATCTTGGTGTTCGCACAGGCGGGCCGGAGCTTGACCCAGGTGGCCGTGGGCGAGCTGGTGGCCGTGGAGATCGTGCGCACGCTCGTGGGATCGATCGGACTCGTCGCCGCGGTACCCATGACCACCGCCCTCGCCGCGTTCGTCGCCACCCGCGGATCAGCGCCGGGTTCACCCGACCTACCCATCGCCCCGACACCTCGCCCCCCCACCGAGTTGGTTGCCGAGCCCACCGCAACCAATGCAGCATGGGACGACTTCGCCCCGGACCAGCCTGCGGGCTGGTGA
- a CDS encoding FtsW/RodA/SpoVE family cell cycle protein → MLRAVRRNTELGLILVGTLVTVGAYLLASLARDATIPANIGAFLGVVLGLQLVAHLAVRRLAPDADGTLVPIAGLLNGLGYVFIVRLDEARVEPKGLAALQSVWVMVGIAAFIATLAIVRRVRDLEAYRWTIGLLGVGLLMLPLVPGIGREYFGARIWVSIGPVNFQPGEFAKILLAIFFASYLVEKRELLAVSSRHLGPIPLPDLKHLGPVLLAWGASLIVMISQKDLGSSLLFFALFVTLLWVATERATYLVVGVVLFGIGAFFAHSQFVHVQDRVAIWLDPWKDPKGDGFQIVESQFAFSSGGITGSGLNLGSPGRIPLAETDFIFAAIGEELGLVGASSILVAFLLIIGAGFRIALRTEVPFERLLATGLTVLIGVQSFIIIGGVTRVLPLTGVTLPFVSYGGSSLVANYVLIALLMRISDDTAQREIAR, encoded by the coding sequence ATGCTGCGAGCCGTCCGCCGGAACACCGAACTTGGCCTCATCCTGGTGGGCACCCTGGTCACCGTCGGGGCCTACCTCCTGGCCTCGCTGGCCCGCGACGCCACCATCCCGGCCAACATCGGGGCGTTCCTAGGCGTCGTGCTCGGCCTGCAGTTGGTGGCCCATCTTGCCGTGCGCCGGTTGGCTCCCGATGCCGACGGAACCCTCGTGCCCATCGCAGGGCTCCTCAACGGCCTCGGCTACGTCTTCATCGTTCGCCTCGACGAAGCCCGCGTGGAGCCCAAGGGCCTCGCCGCCCTCCAATCGGTGTGGGTGATGGTGGGCATCGCCGCGTTCATCGCCACCCTGGCCATCGTGCGGCGCGTACGCGACCTCGAGGCCTATCGCTGGACCATTGGCCTTCTCGGGGTGGGACTCTTGATGCTCCCCCTCGTTCCAGGAATCGGACGGGAATACTTCGGAGCCCGCATCTGGGTGAGCATCGGCCCGGTCAACTTTCAACCTGGTGAGTTCGCCAAGATCCTCCTCGCCATCTTCTTTGCCTCCTACCTGGTCGAGAAACGCGAGTTGTTGGCCGTCAGCAGCCGTCACCTCGGACCCATCCCCCTGCCCGATCTCAAGCACCTCGGGCCGGTCCTCCTGGCCTGGGGGGCATCGCTCATCGTGATGATTTCCCAGAAAGACCTGGGCAGTTCCCTGCTGTTCTTTGCGCTGTTCGTAACCCTGCTCTGGGTGGCCACCGAGCGCGCTACCTACCTCGTGGTGGGGGTGGTGCTCTTTGGGATCGGCGCGTTCTTCGCCCACAGCCAGTTCGTGCACGTACAGGACCGGGTGGCCATCTGGCTCGACCCCTGGAAGGACCCCAAGGGAGACGGGTTCCAAATCGTGGAGTCGCAGTTTGCGTTCTCCTCCGGGGGAATCACCGGCAGCGGGCTCAACCTCGGAAGCCCCGGCCGCATCCCGCTGGCCGAAACCGACTTCATTTTTGCCGCCATCGGTGAAGAACTCGGGCTGGTGGGCGCCAGCAGCATCCTGGTGGCGTTCCTGCTGATCATCGGGGCGGGATTCCGCATCGCGTTGCGCACCGAGGTGCCCTTCGAACGATTACTGGCCACCGGGCTTACCGTGCTTATCGGCGTGCAGTCCTTCATCATTATCGGCGGGGTGACACGCGTCTTACCGCTCACCGGTGTGACCTTGCCCTTTGTGTCCTACGGCGGCTCCTCGCTGGTGGCCAACTATGTGCTCATCGCCCTCCTGATGCGGATCTCCGACGACACCGCCCAGCGGGAGATCGCTCGATGA
- a CDS encoding serine/threonine-protein phosphatase, which translates to MTPPALPILIKTGAASDVGLRRQINQDHFGLFPARHLYLVADGMGGHQGGEVASRLAIDTLDLAYQNLSTDSLIDAIAVANHRIRNDGNLHANLRGMGTTLVAVALLPAPVADDAGEPSDASRSLVITNVGDSRCYAFRHDALVQLTEDHSVVADLVREGQITLEEAEVHPQRNIVTRVLGIYETVEAYVCVEVPVPGDRYLLCSDGLFNEVSHDQITAVLRRLADPQEAAEELVRMANAGGGRDNITVVLLDVLNAQEIPETVSPTATVPTATPTPRQQRRANRSRGSRFTWRTALFLLLLIAVLGGAVATIQWYGTSTYFVGFQGDDVVIYQGRPGGLLWIDPTLVERTTINRRAVPPSYTASLTAGNEQPSLAAARLVVANIERDRDRDAAREASTPTTTTTTTPPTTAN; encoded by the coding sequence ATGACTCCTCCCGCCCTCCCCATTTTGATCAAGACCGGCGCGGCGAGCGACGTGGGCCTGCGCCGCCAGATCAACCAGGACCACTTCGGCCTCTTCCCCGCCCGCCACCTTTATCTGGTGGCCGATGGCATGGGCGGCCATCAGGGCGGCGAGGTGGCCTCACGGCTTGCCATCGACACCCTCGACCTCGCCTACCAGAACCTCAGCACCGACTCGCTGATTGATGCCATCGCCGTGGCCAACCACCGCATCCGCAACGACGGCAACCTCCACGCCAACCTCCGGGGCATGGGCACCACGCTGGTGGCAGTGGCCCTCCTGCCCGCACCCGTCGCCGACGACGCCGGAGAACCGTCTGACGCGTCGCGTTCCCTCGTGATTACCAACGTCGGCGACAGCCGTTGCTACGCGTTTCGCCACGATGCCTTGGTGCAACTAACAGAGGACCACAGCGTGGTCGCCGATCTCGTGCGAGAGGGCCAGATCACCCTTGAAGAGGCCGAGGTGCACCCGCAGCGCAACATAGTTACGCGCGTGCTCGGCATCTACGAGACGGTAGAAGCCTACGTGTGTGTAGAAGTACCCGTACCGGGCGATCGCTATCTGTTGTGCTCCGACGGCCTGTTCAACGAGGTCAGCCACGACCAGATCACCGCCGTGTTGCGCCGCCTGGCCGACCCCCAGGAAGCCGCCGAGGAACTCGTACGGATGGCCAACGCCGGCGGCGGACGCGACAACATCACCGTCGTACTCCTTGACGTGCTCAACGCCCAGGAAATCCCCGAGACCGTCTCCCCCACCGCCACCGTCCCCACCGCGACCCCCACGCCCCGCCAGCAGCGTCGGGCCAACCGGTCACGGGGTAGCCGGTTCACCTGGCGGACCGCCCTTTTCCTCCTACTGCTTATCGCCGTGCTGGGCGGCGCGGTAGCCACCATTCAGTGGTACGGCACCAGCACCTACTTCGTTGGGTTTCAGGGCGACGACGTAGTGATCTACCAAGGTCGGCCGGGCGGTCTGTTGTGGATTGATCCCACCCTCGTGGAGCGCACCACCATCAACCGCCGCGCCGTGCCACCGAGTTACACCGCATCACTCACCGCCGGCAACGAACAGCCGTCGCTCGCCGCCGCCCGCCTGGTAGTGGCCAACATCGAACGCGACCGCGACCGCGACGCAGCGCGCGAGGCCTCCACCCCAACCACCACCACGACGACCACCCCCCCCACCACCGCGAACTAA